The Pyrenophora tritici-repentis strain M4 chromosome 2, whole genome shotgun sequence genome window below encodes:
- a CDS encoding RPT1, ATP-dependent 26S proteasome regulatory subunit — translation MSGSSDQEREHALEAYKSKLLESREWEAKLKALRLDIKGLQHDFDVSEDNIKALQSVGQIIGEVLKQLDEERFIVKASSGPRYVVGCRSKVDKAKLKQGTRVALDMTTLTIMRMLPREVDPLVYNMSLEDPGQVSFGGIGGLNEQIRELREVIELPLKNPELFLRVGIKPPKGVLLYGPPGTGKTLLARAVASSLETNFLKVVSSAIVDKYIGESARLIREMFGYAKEHEPCIIFMDEIDAIGGRRFSEGTSADREIQRTLMELLNQLDGFDYLGQTKIIMATNRPDTLDPALLRAGRLDRKLEIPLPNEVGRLEILKIHSASVVTDGEIDFESIVKMSDGMNGADLRNVVTEAGLFAIKDYRDSINQDDFNKAVRKMAESKKLEGKLDYQKL, via the exons ATGAGCGGCAGTAGCGACCAGGAACGCGAGCACGCTCTCGAGGCATACAAATCCAAGCTCCTAGAGTCACGGGAATGGGAGGCTAAGCTAAAGGCGTTGCGACTGGATATCAAGGGCCTTCAACATGACTTTGACGTGTCCGAAGACAACATCAAGGCGCTGCAGAGTGTCGGACAGATAATAGGCGAAGTGCTCAAGCAGCTGGATGAGGAGCGAT TCATTGTCAAGGCTTCGTCAGGGCCGCGGTACGTAGTCGGTTGCCGGTCAAAGGTCGACAAGGCGAAGCTCAAGCAAGGCACGCGTGTAGCACTGGATATGACCACGCTCACCATAATGCGCATGCTTCCCCGCGAAGTCGACCCGCTCGTCTACAACATGTCATTGGAGGACCCTGGACAGGTTAGCTTCGGTGGAATCGGTGGTCTGAACGAGCAGATTCGCGAGCTGCGTGAGGTTATTGAGCTACCCCTCAAGAACCCAGAGCTTTTCCTACGAGTAGGCATCAAGCCACCCAAGGGAGTGCTGCTATACGGCCCACCCGGTACAGGAAAGACGCTCTTGGCACGTGCTGTGGCGAGCAGTCTCGAGACAAACTTCCTCAAGGTTGTCTCATCGGCCATTGTCGACAAGTACATTGGTGAGTCGGCTAGGCTCATCCGCGAGATGTTTGGCTATGCAAAGGAGCACGAGCCCTGCATCATCTTCATGGACGAGATTGACGCCATTGGCGGACGTCGATTCTCCGAGGGTACATCAGCCGATCGTGAGATTCAGCGAACACTCATGGAGCTACTCAACCAACTTGACGGTTTCGACTACCTCGGACAGACAAAGATCATCATGGCCACCAACCGACCGGATACACTTGACCCGGCTCTACTCCGTGCTGGTCGTCTCGACCGCAAGCTCGAGATTCCTCTGCCAAACGAAGTAGGACGTCTGGAGATTCTCAAGATTCACTCCGCTAGTGTCGTGACAGATGGCGAGATTGACTTTGAGAGCATTGTCAAGATGAGCGACGGCATGAACGGTGCCGATTTGCGCAACGTCGTCACAGAAGC CGGTCTCTTCGCTATCAAAGACTATCGCGATTCAATCAACCAAGACGACTTCAACAAGGCGGTTCGAAAGATGGCCGAATCGAAGAAGCTGGAAGGCAAGCTGGATTACCAAAAGTTGTAG
- a CDS encoding PpiB, Peptidyl-prolyl cis-trans isomerase (rotamase) codes for MDMNDGSQSPTKAKRSRDEMETESAAPAQNSAAQASHDDTSSDDDDFGPALPSSAPKKKKRKLPYEKLYVAALPSATRYSKSLMHREQLCFTTFTPHTDFLITSSNDGVVKFWKKDFGGIEFVKEFKAHISDITSVSVSADGRSFATAGVDKTINIFDVITFDLLAMLTVEYVPKAVCWVHGRGASFPQLAVSSEENSWIRIYDGRGENPEPLQTLKSIHRVPVTLMAYNNHYDCVVSVDKGGMVEYWKPNGNYEKPDNVWSLKSSTNLFDFKKSKCVPSSLTISPTGNQFATFSFPDRKIRIFDFATGKLYRTYDESIETITSMQQAGTSVQHLEDMEFGRRLGIERELDDQPALQPLCNVIFDETSNFILYGSMYGIKVISTLTNKLSKLYGLEESALRPLHLTLYQGQPEKKGVVTVEMAASDNPLLQEAEARDAMLVSTACHKQRFYMYTNDTAFSKSTRDIVNEKPRPSASSSKNSSSGPSSTDATTAILHTTYGDITIRLFPSAAPKAVLNFITHARNNYYNNVIFHRVIRKFMIQTGDPLGDGTGGESIWGKEFEDEFGGGLKHDRPYTVSMANAGRDSNGSQFFITTEKAPWLDGKHTIFGRAIAGMDVVHKIENAKVYKEKPEEDIKIISISVS; via the exons ATGGATATGAATGACGGATCGCAGTCGCCGACGAAAGCCAAGCGGTCTCGCGACGAAATGGAGACTGAAAGCGCCGCGCCTGCTCAAAACTCTGCTGCGCAAGCATCGCATG ACGACACCTCTTCAGATGACGATGATTTCGGCCCTGCCCTTCCTTCGTCGGCCCCAAAGAAAAAGAAGCGAAAGCTGCCATATGAGAAGCTCTACGTTGCTGCGCTACCCAGCGCAACCCGGTACTCCAAATCGCTCATGCATCGCGAGCAACTATGCTTTACCACCTTTACCCCACACACGGACTTTCTCATCACAAGTTCCAATGATGGTGTCGTCAAGTTCTGGAAGAAAGATTTTGGCGGTATTGAGTTTGTCAAGGAGTTCAAGGCACACATCAGCGACATTACCTCTGTTAGCGTGAGCGCTGATGGCCGTAGTTTTGCGACGGCAGGTGTAGATAAGACGATCAACATCTTTGATGTCATAACTTTCGATCTGCTGGCCATGCTCACCGTCGAGTATGTGCCCAAGGCCGTTTGCTGGGTCCACGGTCGCGGCGCAAGCTTCCCTCAGTTAGCTGTGAGTTCAGAAGAGAACAGCTGGATCCGGATATACGATGGCAGAGGAGAAAATCCGGAGCCGCTCCAAACATTAAAGAGCATACATAGGGTCCCCGTCACCCTAATGGCGTACAACAACCACTACGACTGTGTTGTGAGTGTCGACAAGGGAGGCATGGTTGAATACTGGAAGCCAAATGGAAACTACGAAAAGCCAGACAACGTCTGGTCCCTCAAAAGCTCCACCAACCTCTTCGACTTCAAAAAATCCAAATGTGTCCCTTCATCCCTCACCATCTCCCCAACCGGCAACCAATTCGCAACCTTCTCCTTCCCCGACCGCAAAATCCGCATCTTCGACTTCGCAACCGGGAAACTCTACCGCACCTACGACGAATCCATCGAAACAATCACCAGCATGCAACAAGCCGGCACCTCCGTCCAACACCTCGAAGACATGGAATTCGGGCGCCGCCTAGGCATCGAACGCGAACTCGACGACCAACCCGCCCTGCAACCCCTCTGCAACGTAATCTTCGACGAAACCTCAAACTTCATCCTCTACGGCAGCATGTACGGCATTAAAGTCATAAGCACCCTCACTAACAAACTCTCCAAACTCTACGGCCTGGAAGAATCCGCACTCCGCCCTTTACACCTAACCCTGTACCAAGGCCAGCCGGAGAAAAAGGGTGTTGTGACCGTTGAAATGGCAGCGAGTGATAACCCGTTGCTGCAAGAAGCCGAAGCCCGCGACGCAATGCTCGTCTCAACCGCGTGTCACAAGCAGCGTTTCTACATGTACACAAACGACACCGCCTTTTCTAAATCAACCCGCGACATCGTAAACGAAAAACCCCGCCCTTCcgcctcctcctccaaaAACTCTTCTTCCGGCCCCTCCTCCACAGACGCAACAACAGCTATCCTACACACAACCTATGGCGACATAACAATCCGGCTCTTCCCATCCGCCGCCCCCAAAGCCGTTCTGAATTTCATAACGCACGCCCGAAACAATTACTACAACAACGTCATCTTCCACCGTGTAATTCGCAAATTCATGATTCAAACGGGTGATCCCTTGGGCGATGGTACCGGCGGTGAAAGTATTTGGGGGAAAGAGTTTGAAGATGAGTTTGGTGGGGGCTTGAAGCATGATAGGCCGTATACGGTTAGTATGGCAAATGCAGGGAGGGATAGTAATGGGAGTCAGTTTTTTATTACAACGGAGAAGGCT CCTTGGCTTGATGGCAAGCATACAATTTTCGGTCGCGCGATTGCGGGCATGGATGTCGTGCATAAGATTGAGAATGCCAAAGTATACAAGGAGAAGCCTGAGGAGGATATTAAGATTATTAGTATTTCGGTTTCGTAA
- a CDS encoding SPS1, Serine-threonine protein kinase: protein MTAHPHSRLHGSISLHAPSLYSLLAWLLLPVPVSYLPSTSVAVAVAAILDPFHRAASTSRPRPLAIRPLAYSPIHCLVFAACLVDTSALPPKAHVQRAYGDIHIGCKARAWLRPAPANMATPPNTHTPRRSAASPSSSSAAGGAAPAEHIIGKFKRMHHIGKGSFAEVYRGIHIEKRQSVAIKSVNMNKLNKKLKDNLVSEITILRSLHHPHIVSLIDCQEAPSRMHIIMEFCELGDLSAFIKKRTDLVNHPQTQRMIEKYPNPSVGGLNEVVVRHFAKQMASALEFLRSKNYIHRDLKPQNLLLNPSSMFYSQSGTLERMPLAASANSLIPATGIASLPMLKIADFGFARILPTTSLAETLCGSPLYMAPEILRYEKYDAKADLWSVGTVLFEMMCARPPFRANNHVELLRKIEERKDQVRFPEGLVCSRAMKTLIRALLKRKPTERMSYESFFSDPVIREEIPNMVDEDLPSSMQASERMQISALEPPVEPPRRAQKAPMDMDRRAPDSPYSQSPRTRAGFGTTPPQPRSRPVSGNYSGTPLQPVSARRHSNAAIEPSDERIPHREQQRRPTLTNAATAPVRPSTLQDQATPASAVTHRRKYSRDDQVPPPTGLKEHLDRERIPQRAEANVLREAAERAAQDNALDEGFVFVEKRRVEIDALADEIANSPQTRDRPFSRETAIKRRSTTQGSPTSTTGAVPSKAIQIQPKPTITHQRTGSYSRRQYRPSFETATSALSKAMNMVNIRGLGLSPPVMKGVSPPQGYSAFPAYPTAQSSLLLVSDGGKTVTKDDDTMTVKRIEDLAQLSHVVYGFAEVKYSQLVPVAPSDPALGAGPTGVARKPNSDVIDDDEDDEDDLTPDTVLIISEEALVLFVKTLAMLNKAMDLTGSYWNRTRRNSGPDSANRTNAKLGQVVSWMRDRFNECCVKSEIVARKLKQAQQQLPVDHPSHPQNQSAASGSATAVGSAENILLTTGVTAEKLLYDRSLEMSRQAAIDELTGHNLADCEINYWTAITMLQAVLEEEEDSPSDKADGEEINGLDGEDRRSIQKLLEQMRSRQRALKKKLDILKTQKRASITSAHASPHYPSSMGRNSPSPYSAGTSAAAGSLK from the exons ATGACTGCACACCCTCACTCCCGTCTCCACGGCTCCATCTCGCTGCACGCACCCTCCCTCTACTCTCTCCTCGCCTGGCTTCTATTGCCTGTACCAGTCTCGTACCTACCATCTACCTCTGTCGCTGTCGCTGTCGCTGCTATCCTTGACCCATTTCATCGCGCCGCTTCAACCTCTCGTCCTCGGCCTCTCGCCATACGCCCACTCGCCTACTCACCCATTCACTGTCTCGTCTTCGCCGCTTGCCTCGTCGACACCTCTGCCTTGCCGCCGAAAGCCCATGTCCAACGCGCTTACGGCGACATT CATATAGGTTGCAAGGCCCGCGCCTGGCTAAGGCCCGCGCCCGCCAATATGGCAACACCACCTAACACACACACCCCGCGCCGGTCGGCGGCATCGCCGTCGTCTTCTTCGGCCGCTGGCGGTGCTGCGCCCGCCGAGCACATCATTGGCAAGTTCAAGCGCATGCACCACATTGGCAAGGGCAGTTTCGCCGAAGTCTACCGCGGCATTCATATT GAAAAGCGCCAATCCGTAGCCATCAAATCGGTCAATAtgaacaagctcaacaaAAAGCTCAAGGACAACCTAGTCTCTGAGATCACCATACTGCGCAGCCTGCACCACCCGCATATCGTGTCCCTCATCGATTGCCAGGAGGCCCCCTCACGTATGCACATCATCATGGAGTTCTGCGAGCTCGGCGACTTGTCAGCTTTCATCAAGAAGCGCACAGACCTGGTCAACCACCCCCAGACACAGCGCATGATTGAGAAATACCCAAATCCCTCAGTCGGTGGCCTCAATGAAGTCGTTGTCCGTCACTTTGCCAAACAAATGGCCAGTGCCCTGGAATTCCTGAGATCAAAGAACTACATTCACCGCGATTTGAAGCCACAGAACCTGCTCTTGAATCCATCATCAATGTTCTACTCGCAGAGCGGGACTCTGGAACGCATGCCTCTGGCTGCTAGTGCTAACTCCTTGATCCCGGCTACAGGCATTGCCTCGCTGCCAATGCTCAAGATTGCGGATTTCGGCTTCGCTAGAATTCTGCCGACAACCTCGCTGGCTGAAACCCTCTGTGGCTCTCCCCTCTACATGGCTCCGGAAATCCTGCGATATGAAAAGTACGATGCAAAAGCAGATCTCTGGTCCGTCGGTACAGTACTGTTCGAGATGATGTGCGCTCGTCCACCATTCCGGGCAAACAACCATGTCGAACTGCTGCGTAAGATTGAGGAGCGCAAGGACCAAGTCCGATTTCCAGAAGGTCTTGTCTGCAGCAGGGCCATGAAGACCCTAATTCGAGCCCTACTAAAGCGGAAGCCAACCGAGCGCATGTCCTACGAGAGCTTCTTTTCCGATCCCGTCATCCGCGAGGAGATCCCCAACATGGTGGACGAAGATCTGCCAAGCTCTATGCAAGCTTCGGAGCGCATGCAAATCTCCGCCTTGGAACCACCAGTTGAGCCACCCAGGAGAGCACAGAAAGCTCCGATGGACATGGATCGACGAGCACCGGACAGCCCGTACTCTCAGTCACCACGAACTAGGGCTGGTTTCGGCACAACGCCTCCGCAACCGCGCTCCCGACCTGTTTCAGGCAACTACTCGGGAACCCCACTGCAGCCTGTTTCTGCTCGGAGACATAGCAACGCAGCAATCGAACCAAGCGACGAACGCATACCACATCGCGAGCAGCAGCGACGGCCAACTTTGACCAACGCTGCGACTGCACCCGTGCGCCCCTCGACATTGCAAGACCAAGCGACCCCAGCTAGTGCTGTCACTCACAGGCGAAAGTACTCTCGTGACGATCAAGTACCACCGCCGACCGGCCTCAAAGAGCATCTTGATCGAGAGCGCATACCGCAGAGAGCTGAAGCAAACGTCTTGAGAGAAGCGGCAGAGCGTGCTGCACAAGACAATGCGCTTGATGAAGGCTTCGTGTTTGTCGAGAAGCGACGTGTGGAGATTGACGCACTCGCAGACGAGATTGCCAATAGTCCTCAAACGCGGGATCGACCCTTTAGTAGGGAAACTGCTATCAAGCGTCGGTCTACCACACAAGGATCGCCTACATCTACAACTGGTGCAGTCCCTTCGAAAGCAATCCAAATTCAGCCGAAGCCAACCATCACGCACCAGCGCACTGGATCTTACAGTCGACGACAGTACCGCCCAAGCTTCGAGACGGCTACCTCTGCTCTGTCCAAGGCCATGAATATGGTCAACATCCGTGGACTCGGTCTTTCCCCGCCTGTCATGAAGGGAGTCTCGCCCCCTCAGGGATACTCTGCTTTCCCAGCATATCCCACTGCACAGAGCAGCTTATTGCTGGTTAGTGACGGTGGCAAGACGGTCACCAAAGACGACGATACCATGACGGTGAAGAGGATTGAGGATCTGGCACAGCTCAGCCATGTTGTCTATGGATTTGCCGAAGTCAAGTACAGCCAGTTGGTTCCTGTCGCGCCTAGTGATCCCGCCCTGGGTGCAGGCCCTACTGGTGTTGCTCGGAAGCCAAACAGCGACGTGAttgacgacgacgaggatgacgaggatgaTTTGACACCTGATACTGTCCTCATCATCTCCGAAGAGGCTCTGGTCCTGTTCGTCAAGACGCTGGCAATGTTAAACAAAGCCATGGACCTGACTGGAAGCTACTGGAACAGGACTCGTCGCAATAGTGGTCCCGACAGCGCCAACCGTACCAACGCCAAGCTTGGCCAGGTTGTTTCATGGATGCGCGACCGATTCAACGAATGCTGTGTCAAGTCAGAAATTGTTGCACGCAAACTCAAGCAAGCACAGCAGCAACTACCCGTCGACCACCCAAGCCATCCTCAGAACCAATCAGCAGCGTCTGGATCTGCAACAGCCGTTGGCTCTGCCGAGAACATTCTTCTTACCACTGGTGTCACCGCCGAGAAGCTCCTCTATGACCGTTCCCTCGAGATGAGCCGCCAAGCCGCCATCGACGAACTCACCGGCCACAACCTAGCAGACTGCGAAATTAACTACTGGACTGCCATCACCATGCTGCAGGCTGTGttggaagaagaagaggattCGCCCAGCGATAAGGCTGACGGAGAAGAAATCAACGGCCTTGACGGTGAGGACCGACGGTCGATTCAGAAGC TCCTCGAACAGATGCGAAGCCGACAGCGCGCGCTTAAGAAGAAACTCGATATCCTCAAGACACAGAAACGCGCTTCCATTACTAGTGCTCATGCTTCTCCTCATTACCCTTCTTCCATGGGCAGGAATTCGCCTTCCCCGTATAGTGCTGGTACTAGTGCTGCTGCTGGTTCGCTGAAATGA
- a CDS encoding WD40 repeat protein: protein MSSSFFTTPASQRKRKRTNTTSSAPKRRNTDNEARRADRDDSISGSDDSDDNGGPVLDESDDDDTSEDENETAAEKRRRLAERYLDNIRNEVEQEVGFDAEQIDKDLIAERLKEDVAEGKGKIYRSIADELDFEQAEHVTGYSGLQKATTGCAVKLPYAWTISKDLVVEKWEIADPKSYAPDPARPSNVTPRRTPKRLFWRKGNKNKKGDRSYLGHTGEIVSIAVSDSGKYLATGDKHARLIIWDADTLKPRHLFTRHRDAVLSLSFRRGTEQLFSGGADRAVIVWSAPESAYIETLVGHQDAVVGVAGGLETNQETCVSVGARDRTARLWRVVEENQLVFQGGVTTRQKGLDKLRKGRFANGLAKLEERGEQQDNEEDAPIVYAQGSIDCVGLLDAGLFVTASDNGALSLWSVNRKKPLFTYPLTHGRDPPLSPEQMSANHDAAISVKPGPRLPRYVTALATVPFADLILTASWDGWIRAWKITADRKSIEPVGKIGCVPLDEDESEAEDAILIRGIVNGLAIQERGDRGKDGLCVVAAVGKEPRLARWMSGKVKNGICVFEVPRKHLTSNGTEDDEEAESGAEEA from the coding sequence ATGTCTTCGTCCTTCTTCACCACGCCTGCTTCGCAGAGGAAGAGAAAGCGAACCAATACCACATCGAGCGCTCCAAAGAGGCGCAACACCGACAATGAAGCCCGCCGCGCCGACCGCGACGACTCCATCAGTGGGAGCGACGATTCTGATGACAATGGCGGGCCCGTTCTAGACGAATctgacgacgacgacacaTCCGAGGACGAAAACGAGACAGCGGCCGAGAAGCGTCGCAGATTAGCAGAGCGCTACCTTGACAACATTCGCAATGAGGTTGAGCAGGAGGTGGGCTTCGACGCTGAGCAGATTGACAAGGACTTGATAGCCGAGCGTCTCAAGGAAGACGTCGCAGAGGGCAAGGGAAAAATTTACCGCTCAATTGCCGACGAGCTGGACTTTGAGCAGGCCGAGCATGTCACAGGTTACTCTGGTCTACAAAAGGCTACAACAGGCTGTGCTGTGAAGCTGCCATATGCCTGGACAATAAGCAAGGACCTGGTGGTGGAGAAGTGGGAAATTGCTGATCCAAAATCATACGCCCCAGACCCAGCCCGTCCGTCCAATGTCACGCCGCGCAGGACACCCAAGCGACTGTTCTGGCGCAAGGGAAACAAGAATAAGAAGGGTGACAGGTCCTATCTTGGCCACACTGGGGAGATTGTCTCTATTGCTGTTTCTGACTCTGGGAAATATCTCGCAACTGGCGACAAGCATGCTCGTTTGATCATCTGGGATGCAGATACTCTCAAGCCGCGCCACCTATTTACTCGCCATCGCGACGCCGTTCTCTCTCTATCTTTCCGAAGGGGCACCGAGCAGTTGTTCTCAGGCGGCGCAGATCGCGCAGTTATTGTGTGGAGTGCGCCAGAGTCGGCATATATTGAGACGCTAGTAGGACATCAAGATGCAGTTGTTGGTGTTGCCGGTGGGCTCGAGACCAACCAGGAAACATGCGTCAGTGTAGGCGCTCGAGATCGTACAGCCCGTCTGTGGAGAGTGGTGGAGGAAAACCAGCTTGTCTTCCAGGGTGGAGTGACGACAAGACAAAAGGGCCTGGACAAGTTGCGCAAAGGCCGCTTTGCCAATGGCCTTGCCAAACTTGAAGAGAGGGGTGAACAACAGGACAACGAAGAAGACGCCCCTATTGTATACGCTCAAGGCTCAATTGATTGCGTTGGCCTACTGGACGCCGGCCTTTTCGTCACAGCATCGGACAATGGTGCGCTTTCATTGTGGTCTGTCAACAGAAAGAAGCCTCTCTTCACATACCCACTTACTCACGGCCGGGATCCGCCCCTATCTCCAGAACAAATGTCCGCCAACCATGATGCTGCAATCTCAGTAAAACCCGGCCCGCGACTACCACGATACGTCACAGCTCTCGCTACCGTACCCTTTGCCGACCTCATCCTCACAGCAAGCTGGGACGGCTGGATACGTGCATGGAAAATCACAGCGGACAGGAAGAGCATCGAGCCCGTTGGCAAGATTGGCTGTGTACCTCTTGACGAAGACGAATCAGAAGCCGAAGATGCAATCCTCATCCGAGGTATCGTCAACGGCCTCGCCATCCAAGAGAGAGGAGATCGAGGCAAGGATGGCTTGTGTGTTGTAGCTGCTGTAGGAAAGGAACCAAGATTAGCCAGGTGGATGTCAGGAAAAGTTAAGAACGGAATCTGCGTCTTTGAAGTACCTAGGAAACATCTCACCTCCAACGGTACAGAGGATGACGAGGAGGCGGAAAGTGGTGCTGAGGAAGCCTAG
- a CDS encoding Acetyltransf-3 multi-domain protein, protein MQDEDLQTLTASTPLTLSEEYAMCTSWRTDVDKLTFIICLRAPTSAPTSFVPAPLQEDLVVVVPEEDDAPEKMIGDVNLFLYPFEDEEDQEEQGKSRDDIIGELEIMIAPPFARGKGYAKEALEAFTRYINDTTTALLEEYGGIDEGKRRLRYLRVKINKDNVKSLGLFEKMGFNRLAGGPNYFGEVEMRMGFVQKNDSKEKDEGRFKQVLYGMQSQS, encoded by the exons ATGCAAGATGAG GACCTACAAACCCTCACAGCATCCACGCCCCTCACGCTGTCTGAAGAATACGCCATGTGCACATCCTGGCGCACCGACGTTGATAAACTGACTTTTATAATTTGTTTGCGAGCGCCAACATCTGCACCAACGTCCTTTGTACCAGCGCCTCTCCAGGAAGatcttgttgttgttgttccagaagaagatgatgCGCCAGAGAAAATGATTGGTGACGTGAATTTATTCTTGTATCCGTtcgaagatgaggaagatCAGGAAGAGCAAGGCAAAAGCCGAGACGACATAATCGGCGAACTAGAAATCATGATAGCACCGCCCTTCGCGCGAGGAAAAGGATATGCGAAAGAAGCCCTGGAAGCATTCACACGCTATATCAACGATACAACAACCGCtttgctggaagaatacggCGGCATCGACGAGGGGAAGAGGCGGTTGAGGTATCTTCGAGTCAAGATAAATAAAGACAATGTGAAGAGTCTGGGATTGTTTGAGAAGATGGGATTTAACCGCTTAGCTGGGGGGCCGAATTATTTTGGGGAGGTGGAGATGAGGATGGGGTTTGTACAGAAGAATGATTCCAAGGAGAAGGATGAGGGTAGGTTCAAGCAAGTACTGTATGGAATGCAGTCACAATCATAG